A portion of the Lolium rigidum isolate FL_2022 chromosome 1, APGP_CSIRO_Lrig_0.1, whole genome shotgun sequence genome contains these proteins:
- the LOC124682704 gene encoding probable NEDD8-conjugating enzyme Ubc12-like, translated as MINLFKIKGQKKEDAASTNGKPVAKKQSPGELRLHKDIAELNLPKTTKISFPQGKDDLMNFEVTIRPDEGYYVGGKFAFTFQVAPAYPHEPPKVKCKTKVYHPNIDLEGNVCLNILREDWKPVLNINTIVYGLNLLFSQPNEEDPLNHEAAAVLRDNPQKFAKNVQRAMAGGFVDEIQFPRCM; from the exons ATGATAAACCTTTTCAAGATAAAGGGGCAAAAGAAGGAAGATGCAGCAAGTACAAATGGAAAGCCTGTTGCCAAGAAGCAAAGTCCAGGGGAGTTGCGTCTCCATAAAG ATATTGCTGAACTCAACCTTCCGAAAACAACCAAAATTTCTTTTCCTCAAGGCAAAGATGATCTGATGAACTTTGAGGTTACCATCCGACCTGATGAAGGATACTATGT GGGTGGTAAGTTTGCTTTTACCTTCCAAGTTGCTCCTGCTTACCCACACGAACCACCCAAAGTCAAGTGCAAGACTAAG gtttaccaTCCTAATATTGACCTGGAGGGGAATGTCTGCCTTAACATTCTACGTGAAGATTGGAAGCCTGTCCTCAATATCAACACCATCGTATATGGCTTGAATCTTCTTTTCTCA CAACCTAACGAGGAGGACCCCCTGAATCATGAGGCAGCAGCTGTTCTTCGGGACAACCCACAGAAGTTTGCAAAAAATGTCCAGAGGGCGATGGCTGGAGGCTTTGTTGATGAAATCCAGTTCCCTAGGTGCATGTAA